One window from the genome of Actinomycetes bacterium encodes:
- a CDS encoding DJ-1/PfpI family protein — MIRSLLGIAPQSEPDGSFRPSKVALRLATSKTTDFQAPQYDKSVGPRSRILVIATERKNLRMQNGKEFSTGNHPVEMFVPLLHLREAGFDLDIATPTGAPAVLEMWAFPTEDKNVTDIHQQLQQDLAKPISLADFVANSLGDAQQYAAIFIPGGHGAMLGLPDDPNVARVLEWAHNNDIYTISICHGPAALLATALDGQDFLYAGYDMAVFPDSVDRQTPLVGYLPGHMPGPLSGRLQELGATIVNKKADKSVCIDRKLITGASPQAANQLGKLAATTLLNSAAESN; from the coding sequence ATGATCAGATCCCTACTAGGGATTGCTCCGCAATCTGAGCCGGATGGCTCATTCCGCCCATCCAAGGTCGCACTACGGTTAGCGACCTCCAAGACCACTGATTTCCAGGCGCCTCAATACGACAAATCTGTCGGACCGAGATCCCGAATCCTGGTCATTGCCACGGAACGCAAGAACCTGCGGATGCAGAACGGTAAGGAGTTTTCGACCGGTAATCACCCAGTGGAAATGTTTGTGCCGCTGTTGCATTTGCGTGAGGCGGGTTTCGATCTGGACATCGCTACACCTACCGGAGCACCCGCAGTGCTGGAAATGTGGGCCTTCCCCACAGAAGACAAGAATGTGACTGATATTCACCAACAACTGCAACAGGACCTCGCGAAGCCGATAAGTCTCGCTGATTTTGTGGCGAATTCTTTGGGGGATGCGCAGCAGTACGCTGCGATCTTCATCCCCGGTGGCCACGGCGCGATGCTGGGACTGCCCGATGACCCCAACGTTGCACGAGTCCTCGAATGGGCGCACAACAACGACATCTACACGATCAGCATCTGTCATGGGCCAGCAGCATTGTTGGCCACGGCGTTGGATGGTCAAGACTTTTTGTATGCCGGATATGACATGGCGGTCTTCCCCGACTCAGTCGACCGGCAGACACCCTTGGTGGGCTACCTGCCAGGACACATGCCAGGTCCACTCAGCGGACGACTTCAAGAACTCGGTGCCACGATTGTGAACAAGAAGGCCGACAAGTCCGTCTGTATCGATCGCAAGCTCATCACGGGTGCCAGTCCGCAAGCCGCGAATCAGCTCGGCAAGCTGGCAGCAACAACGCTTCTGAATAGCGCTGCCGAAAGTAACTAG